From a single Apium graveolens cultivar Ventura chromosome 2, ASM990537v1, whole genome shotgun sequence genomic region:
- the LOC141686223 gene encoding uncharacterized protein LOC141686223, producing the protein MARKIKMEKEIRMERELSMDKEIRMIMGIRIRTVRAQSFVWLERFVKQKPNSFSSTPTPIDAKNWIIHLEKIFDALGCDEIQKGFKEVFYEQYFSNADRETYLREFHSIVQHHDESITDYMARFIRLAGFAGTVVGTAAQQADKFKLGLKSYLRGSIISFELDNVAEVADATKDVEKERIYFRTSRSNIGNKRARDDQGFVQGRQWYGGQSGTISGTLLIGRRDAYVLFDTGSTHSVVSLSFIRHLGVAPLLLYPHMSIANPMGNSVIISDIYPECPIVVGDRNCKVNLLPMEMHDFDIILGMDLLSKNRATIDCQGKKVIFGNADKPEFVYQGSQPKGEVKLISALKASKLLSKGCDGYLAFVKDTSKDEPRIKDYLVVKEYADVFPDELPGLPPYREVEFAIELVPGAEPISKAPYRMASLEL; encoded by the exons ATGGCGAGGAAAATCAAAATGGagaaggaaatcagaatggagagGGAACTCAGTATggacaaggaaatcagaatgaTAATGGGAATCAGAATCAGAACGGTCAGGGCCCAGTCGTTTGTATGGTTGGAGAGGTTTGTGAAGCAGAAACCAAACTCTTTTAGTTCAACACCGACTCCTATTGATGCTAAAAATTGGATTATTCATCTCGAGAAGATTTTTGATGCACTGGGTTGTGATGAGATTCAAAAG GGATTCAAGGAAGTATTCTATGAGCAGTACTTTTCTAATGCTGATAGGGAGACTTATTTGAGGGAGTTTCATTCTATTGTGCAGCACCATGATGAGAGCATTACCGATTATATGGCGAGGTTTATAAGGTTGGCTGGATTTGCTGGGACAGTTGTAGGGACTGCTGCACAACAGGCTGATAAATTTAAATTGGGGTTGAAGTCTTATCTGAGGGGTTCCATAATTTCTTTTGAACTTGATAATGTGGCAGAGGTGGCTGATGCAACAAAGGATGTTGAGAAGGAGCGCATATATTTCAGGACTTCCAGGTCTAACATTGGTAATAAGAGGGCTAGGGATGATCAGGGTTTTGTACAGGGTAGACAGTGGTATGGAGGTCAGAGTG GTACCATTTCGGGAACACTTCTTATTGGTAGACGTGAtgcttatgtgttatttgatactgGTTCGACCCATTCTGTTGTGTCTTTATCGTTTATTCGTCATCTTGGTGTTGCACCTTTATTATTATATCCTCATATGTCTATTGCTAACCCGATGGGGAATTCTGTTATTATATCTGATATATATCCAGAATGTCCGATAGTTGTTGGAGATAGAAATTGTAAGGTTAACTTACTTCCGATGGAGATGCATGACTTTGATATTATCTTGGGCATGGATTTGTTGAGTAAAAATCGTGCCACAATTGATTGTCAAGGAAAGAAGGTGATCTTTGGGAATGCAGATAAACCAGAATTTGTATATCAAGGGTCTCAGCCGAAAGGGGAGGTTAAATTAATTTCTGCTCTAAAGGCGAGCAAACTTTTATCTAAAGGTTGTGATGGCTACCTTGCTTTTGTGAAGGATACATCAAAGGACGAACCTCGTATCAAGGATTATCTAGTTGTGAAAGAGTATgcggatgtgtttcctgatgagcTACCAGGTTTGCCACCATATAGAGAGGTGGAGTTTGCTATTGAACTTGTTCCAGGTGCTGAGCCCATTTCTAAGGCGCCCTACCGAATGGCATCGCTTGAGTTGTAG